The Candidatus Defluviibacterium haderslevense DNA window TTTTGGTAATGGGTTGGGTTCGAACATTTCGAAGCAACAGGTTTATTGCACTAAACGATGGTTCCGGATTATCTAATCTCCAAGTAGTTGTAGATTTTGAGGCTATGGATCCTGAATTGCTCAAACGAATTACGGTAGGAGCATCAATTAAAGCAATTGGAACACTCACACCATCTCAAGGATCAGGACAGGCGGTTGAGTTGATAGCTACTGAAATAAGTATCCTTGGGGATTCAGATCCTGGGGTGTTTCCTTTACAACCTAAAAAACACAGCCTCGAATTCTTAAGACAAATCGCACATTTAAGATTTAGAACCAATACATTTGGAGCTATATTTAGAATCCGCCATCAGATAGCGTATTCCATACATCAATTCTTTAATGATCGTGGTTTTTATTATATACATACTCCTATAATAACCGCATCTGATGCTGAAGGAGCAGGAGAAATGTTCAAAGTAACGACTCTTGATCTGGACCATTTACCAAGAACTGAAACCCATGAAATTAACTTTAAAGAGGACTTTTTTGGGCGTGCATCAAATTTGACCGTATCGGGTCAGTTAGAGGCTGAATTAGCAGCAATGGGTTTGGGTCAGGTCTATACCTTTGGCCCAACTTTTAGAGCTGAAAATTCGAATACACCCAGACACCTGGCAGAATTTTGGATGATTGAGCCTGAAGTAGCTTTTGCTGATTTGGTTGATAATATGAATTTGGCAGAAGATTTATTAAAGTATGTTATTCGGGCGATTATTGAAAAATGTTCCGAAGATTTACAATTTCTTCAAGATAGAGAAGCAGAAGAAGATAAATCAAAACCACAGGCAGATCGAAATGAAATGCCGTTGAAAGATCGATTGATGTTTTGTATTGAACATGATTTCGAACGAATTACTTATACTGAAGCAGTTGAAATATTGAAGAATTCGACACCAAACAAGAAAGGAAAATTTCAATTTCCAGTTCAGGAATGGGGCATTGATTTACAATCAGAGCATGAACGATATCTGGTCGAAAAGCACTTTAAAAAACCAGTTATTCTAACCAATTATCCAAAAGGCATTAAAGCATTCTATATGCGACAGAATGATGACGACAAAACAGTCGCTGCGATGGATATTCTATTTCCGGGTATAGGTGAAATTATTGGTGGGTCTCAACGAGAAGAACGTTTAACTAAATTGGAATCAAGAATGACGGAAATGCATATTCCTACTGAAGAAATGTCATGGTATTTAGATACACGTCGTTTTGGTTCATGTCCACATGCAGGATTTGGATTAGGATTCGAGCGGTTGGTTTTGTTTATTACTGGGATGACAAATATTAGGGATGTGATACCTTTTCCTAGATTTCCAGGAAACGTTGAATTTTAATAAATTAAATAAAAATATATGATGAAAAATATTTCTTGGGTGCTTCACGGATTATCAATTATAGGAATCATTTTGCTGTGGATGCAAAATAATGGATTAAAAAAGAGTTTAGCGGTACATGATAATCCCTCTTCTTCCATTAGCAATGAAAATCAATCAACATCAACCCAATATCCAATTGCTTACTTTAGTTCTGATTCTCTATTAACACAACTTGGTTTTTTTAAAGAAAGCGAAAGTGGTTTTAAAAAGAAGCAAGAAAGCATGATGAACGAATTAAAAAATCGAGAAACATCATTACAAAAAGAAGCTGTAAAACTTCAGGAAAGTGCTCCGAATATGACCCGGAATGAATTAGAAAATGGTCAAATGAAGCTCGCTAAAATGGAACAAGAATTAATGGCGCGAAAGGAGAATATGGCCAACCAGTTTGCAGAAGAAACTGCAGAATTTAATGAAAAGCTACATCAGAAAATTACTTCCTATCTCAAAGAACTTAATACAGACAATAGATACAAATTTATATTTTCTGTATCGCGAGAAGGCAATATCTTTTATGCCGATTCAGCATTAGACATTACACCCATAATGGTTCAGGCTTTGAATGAGAAATACAGCAAGTAATTCAAACATTTTTTTAAAGTGAATTATAGCTAGTAGATTGGATTTAATTATTATTCATCCTTAAATGCTAACATCTGACATGGTATTTTAGGGTTTCTTAATTAAAGCGATCAAATGAATCTTAAAGTACCCATATTCCGGCTTTTTATATTTAAAAAATTTATTTTTGTATAATAACCACATTTAGGTAAACT harbors:
- the asnS gene encoding asparagine--tRNA ligase, which codes for MDRIKIKDLLLSPKLDQSILVMGWVRTFRSNRFIALNDGSGLSNLQVVVDFEAMDPELLKRITVGASIKAIGTLTPSQGSGQAVELIATEISILGDSDPGVFPLQPKKHSLEFLRQIAHLRFRTNTFGAIFRIRHQIAYSIHQFFNDRGFYYIHTPIITASDAEGAGEMFKVTTLDLDHLPRTETHEINFKEDFFGRASNLTVSGQLEAELAAMGLGQVYTFGPTFRAENSNTPRHLAEFWMIEPEVAFADLVDNMNLAEDLLKYVIRAIIEKCSEDLQFLQDREAEEDKSKPQADRNEMPLKDRLMFCIEHDFERITYTEAVEILKNSTPNKKGKFQFPVQEWGIDLQSEHERYLVEKHFKKPVILTNYPKGIKAFYMRQNDDDKTVAAMDILFPGIGEIIGGSQREERLTKLESRMTEMHIPTEEMSWYLDTRRFGSCPHAGFGLGFERLVLFITGMTNIRDVIPFPRFPGNVEF
- a CDS encoding OmpH family outer membrane protein, whose product is MMKNISWVLHGLSIIGIILLWMQNNGLKKSLAVHDNPSSSISNENQSTSTQYPIAYFSSDSLLTQLGFFKESESGFKKKQESMMNELKNRETSLQKEAVKLQESAPNMTRNELENGQMKLAKMEQELMARKENMANQFAEETAEFNEKLHQKITSYLKELNTDNRYKFIFSVSREGNIFYADSALDITPIMVQALNEKYSK